In Synergistota bacterium, the sequence AAAGCATCCAGGCGGTATCATAGACCCAATCTGTTGGGCTATTTAACACGTATCTTATGAAAACTTCATACACCACAACCGCGTTTAATGGAATTACGAGCCAGGCTCCTCCCTTTCCACAAATCCTTACTATTTTCTCTATGAGCGCGAGGAATTTCATTCGGTGATGCCTCCTTGATCTTTAATTTTTATGCGGGAGGAGAGAAGCTCTCCTCCCGCAGAGCAAAGAGTTTTTAGATGTCAAACTTGCTAAATTCATAGTAAGGCCTGAATTTCTTGAGGAAGTTCTTCTGGGATTCCCAAACCTTCTTGAAGTATGGATCTTTCTTTGCCTTTTCCTCAAGAATTTGGAAGGCTATTTCTCTCGCCTTCTTTTGATCGGCAGGAGAAAGTTTGGTCATCTTGACGCCCATCTCCTTGAACTTGGCAAAAGCTTCCATGGTCTTTATCCACTCTTTTGCATACCCTTCGATCGTGGCTGCTACGGCAGCATTCTTCATGATCTCCCTAAGGTCAGGCGAGAGCGAATTCCAAACTTTGGAATTGATAACGAGCTGGAACATATTGGATCCCATGTGGATTGGAGGATTAAAGAGGTATTTGGCAACTTCAGGTAAACCGAGGGCTAAATCCATGTAGGGATCGCAGAATTCGGCTGCATCTATGAGACCTCTCCTCAGAGAAGGTATGACTTCTCCTCCAGGCAGGAGGACTACAGAGGCACCCAGCTTTTTCCAAAGCTCCATGCTTAAGCCAGCACATCTTATCTTGAGCCCTTTGATATCCTTCAGACTCCTTATGGGTTTCTTGGACCATATCTCCTCGGGGGGAGTAAGCCCTAATGGAAAAGCAATCACGCTTCCCTTGTACATTTCCTGCTCCAGTTTTATGCCCTCACCGCTATACATCCATACGAGTAAATCGTGGAACTGGAAGACACCGCCAGGAAGGGTGTAGAAGAGGTCTCCAGCTGGGTACTCGCCTTTCTGCCATGCAGGCGTGTTATAACCGAGGTCGAGTACTCCTTCTCTGACGGCTTCAAGAACCTTTTGGGGAGGAACTATCTCTCCAGAGCTGTGGAGCTCGATTTTGAGGCGACCTCCGCTCATCTTTTCCACCTTTTGAGCCCAGAGCACGATACCGTTCTGGCTTAAGGGGAGCTTGAGCGGGAAACAGCTCTGTGCCACGAGAGTTCGGGTTTTGGCAAGTGCCAGTCCACCCGCGATCAATCCGAGGGCTATCATTCCCGCGATGATCGCTAAAAGAGCCCTTCTTTTCATTCTTCTGCCACCTCCTATTAAGATTTTTTGAAGGTTAAAACATTAAAATTAAAGTAGTGATATTACATGATGATTATATGTTAATAACATAGGCTTGTCAATATATTCCAAGTTTTGGCTATTTAGTAGCATCCTATAATATTTTTAAACCATCCTTGTATCCTTTTGCTTTACTTTCGTTTCCTAAAGCTGTATAATGAATTTGAGATGGGAGCCAAGGTTATTTTAGAGGTAAAAAACCTGACTAAGAGGTTCGGTGGGCTCGAAGCAGTAAAGAATGTCTCTTTCTTTATAAGAGAAAGAGAGATACTTGGGTTGGTAGGTCCTAACGGTGCGGGTAAAACTACGTGTTTTAATCTCATCAGTGGGGTAATAAAGCCTACCGAAGGGAAGATATATTTTCTTGGGAAAGACATAACGGAATTGCCCGCACATGATATAGCCAAGATGGGTATAGCCAGAACCTTCCAAATCGTTCGCCCGTTTAGAGAGCTTAAGGTTTGGCAGAATGTTCTTTCCGCTTACGGAAAGGATCTATATGATTCGCTTATTGATTCCTTTAAACCCTATAACTTGCCTCCTTTAAGGGAGAGATCTCGTCAACTTATAAAGGAGGTCGATCTTCTCAATTTCGAGGAGGCCCCAGCAGGGGTTCTCCCTCTCGGTTGCTTAAGAAGATTGGAGATTGCAAGAGCTCTTGCCCTTTC encodes:
- a CDS encoding ABC transporter ATP-binding protein produces the protein MGAKVILEVKNLTKRFGGLEAVKNVSFFIREREILGLVGPNGAGKTTCFNLISGVIKPTEGKIYFLGKDITELPAHDIAKMGIARTFQIVRPFRELKVWQNVLSAYGKDLYDSLIDSFKPYNLPPLRERSRQLIKEVDLLNFEEAPAGVLPLGCLRRLEIARALALSPKLLLLDESFSGLSYEEIESLMDLVKVIRANGVSVLLIEHNMRVAMSLCDRIVVLDYGQKIAEGSPDDVRNDPRVIEAYLGKGGGELGASQSL
- the dctP gene encoding TRAP transporter substrate-binding protein DctP, producing MKRRALLAIIAGMIALGLIAGGLALAKTRTLVAQSCFPLKLPLSQNGIVLWAQKVEKMSGGRLKIELHSSGEIVPPQKVLEAVREGVLDLGYNTPAWQKGEYPAGDLFYTLPGGVFQFHDLLVWMYSGEGIKLEQEMYKGSVIAFPLGLTPPEEIWSKKPIRSLKDIKGLKIRCAGLSMELWKKLGASVVLLPGGEVIPSLRRGLIDAAEFCDPYMDLALGLPEVAKYLFNPPIHMGSNMFQLVINSKVWNSLSPDLREIMKNAAVAATIEGYAKEWIKTMEAFAKFKEMGVKMTKLSPADQKKAREIAFQILEEKAKKDPYFKKVWESQKNFLKKFRPYYEFSKFDI